The following are encoded together in the Pseudomonas maumuensis genome:
- a CDS encoding GGDEF domain-containing protein, translated as MYKTLEAHIRQQDVPAALRAEFRQHEFEAMRRFCLLIFCIGIAIWLVFDLIVSYLGGQGFTWLSGVFIALLCSLTVVLGFTRRSQHFDVLNLLFVAVITLAMRLVIEGIPIALRPVWLVLGVSTVLYSVSVLPVRRWSFFCAMGVTWIMLNPFFHTRIEALELEGAMLISYAVCLSGLVIYSYLRIRQAKMHNFYLTKVLLEQAYIDALTDIPNRRSFMAKAEQQLQQAGEQYLAMIDIDNFKQVNDRFGHDIGDEVLKRVAAHIKAAMIGYEIARLGGEEFAIFFQGLDEAGAEQQVAALCRRVREDLGAHPVTISIGLARVDCGDTLSMALIRADQALYEAKHTGKDRFVRWTNRLASES; from the coding sequence ATGTACAAAACCCTCGAAGCCCACATCCGCCAACAGGACGTCCCCGCCGCCCTGCGCGCCGAGTTCCGCCAGCACGAATTCGAGGCCATGCGCCGCTTCTGCCTGCTGATCTTCTGCATCGGCATCGCCATCTGGCTGGTCTTCGACCTGATCGTCAGCTACCTCGGCGGCCAGGGCTTCACCTGGCTATCCGGGGTGTTCATCGCCCTGCTGTGCAGCCTCACCGTGGTCCTCGGCTTCACCCGCAGGAGCCAGCATTTCGACGTGCTCAACCTGCTGTTCGTGGCGGTGATCACCCTGGCCATGCGCCTGGTGATCGAGGGCATCCCCATCGCCCTGCGCCCGGTATGGCTGGTGCTCGGGGTCTCCACCGTGCTGTACAGCGTGTCGGTGCTGCCGGTACGGCGCTGGTCGTTCTTCTGCGCCATGGGCGTCACCTGGATCATGCTCAATCCCTTCTTCCACACTCGTATCGAAGCCCTCGAGCTCGAAGGCGCGATGCTGATCAGCTACGCGGTATGCCTCAGCGGCCTGGTGATCTACAGCTACCTGCGCATCCGCCAGGCCAAGATGCACAACTTCTACCTGACCAAGGTGCTGCTGGAGCAGGCCTATATCGACGCGCTGACCGACATCCCTAACCGTCGCTCGTTCATGGCCAAGGCCGAACAGCAGCTGCAACAGGCCGGCGAGCAGTACCTGGCGATGATCGACATCGACAACTTCAAGCAGGTCAACGACCGCTTCGGCCATGACATCGGCGACGAGGTACTCAAGCGCGTGGCGGCGCACATCAAGGCGGCGATGATCGGCTACGAGATCGCCCGGCTGGGCGGCGAGGAGTTCGCGATCTTCTTCCAGGGGCTGGACGAGGCCGGCGCCGAACAACAGGTAGCGGCGCTGTGCCGGCGAGTGCGCGAGGACCTCGGGGCGCACCCGGTGACCATCAGCATCGGCCTGGCCCGGGTCGACTGCGGCGATACCTTGAGCATGGCGCTGATCCGGGCGGACCAGGCGCTGTACGAGGCCAAGCACACGGGCAAGGACCGTTTCGTCCGGTGGACTAACCGGCTGGCAAGCGAATCCTGA
- a CDS encoding ATP-binding protein: MLKILVRLYLVIIVAYAGAIALIPDTIVGLFHDRFMAYNLDQAKGVQTLIVRQFQQAPREQWPTVEKELAAAFKPLEVRLLRMDDAELSSEEKARLEHGLYVVRMADWGYYETALAPLGQDWLVRLHSPDDPLDINVLSWGVTVLIGAAMLGCLLLWVWPHWRDLERLKDTARRLGRGEMSERTHISPRSNIGELAGVFDTMASDLERHVNQQRELLNAVSHELRTPLTRLDFGLVLLFDEVPPASRKRLLGLVGHVRELDELVLELLSYSRLESADQARERVEVSLLELVDSVLGGFAEELDDRGIQWEVRCETDLPRFVLDPRLTARAVQNLVRNAMRYCDESLLLRLRLEEDGACLVTVEDDGIGIPAEERERIFQPFYRLDRSRDRNTGGFGLGLAISRRAIEGQGGTLTVAQSALGGAQFRIRLPAG; this comes from the coding sequence CTCGACCAGGCCAAGGGTGTGCAGACCCTGATCGTGCGCCAGTTCCAGCAGGCGCCGCGGGAGCAGTGGCCGACGGTGGAGAAGGAGCTGGCCGCGGCGTTCAAGCCGTTGGAGGTGCGCTTGCTGCGCATGGACGACGCCGAGCTGAGCAGCGAGGAAAAGGCCCGGCTCGAGCATGGCCTGTATGTGGTGCGCATGGCCGACTGGGGCTATTACGAAACGGCGCTGGCGCCGCTGGGCCAGGACTGGCTGGTACGCCTGCACTCGCCGGACGATCCGCTGGACATCAACGTGCTGTCCTGGGGCGTGACCGTGCTGATCGGCGCGGCCATGCTCGGCTGCCTGCTGCTGTGGGTATGGCCGCACTGGCGCGACCTCGAGCGCCTGAAGGACACTGCCCGGCGCCTGGGGCGCGGCGAGATGTCCGAGCGCACGCATATCTCGCCGCGCTCGAACATCGGCGAGCTGGCCGGAGTGTTCGACACCATGGCCAGCGACCTGGAGCGCCACGTCAACCAGCAGCGCGAGCTGCTCAACGCGGTGTCCCACGAGCTGCGCACGCCGTTGACCCGCCTGGACTTCGGCCTGGTGCTGCTGTTCGACGAGGTGCCGCCGGCCAGCCGCAAACGCCTGCTGGGGCTGGTGGGCCATGTGCGCGAGCTGGACGAGCTGGTGCTCGAGCTGCTGTCCTACAGCCGCCTGGAAAGCGCCGACCAGGCCCGCGAGCGCGTCGAGGTGTCGTTGCTCGAGCTGGTGGACAGCGTGCTCGGTGGTTTCGCCGAAGAACTCGACGACCGTGGCATCCAGTGGGAAGTGCGCTGCGAGACAGACTTGCCGCGTTTTGTCCTCGATCCGCGGCTGACCGCGCGTGCGGTGCAGAACCTGGTGCGCAATGCCATGCGCTACTGCGACGAAAGCTTGCTGTTGCGCTTGCGCCTGGAAGAAGACGGCGCCTGCCTGGTGACGGTCGAGGACGACGGCATTGGCATCCCGGCCGAGGAGCGTGAGCGGATCTTCCAGCCGTTCTACCGCCTGGATCGCAGCCGTGATCGCAATACCGGCGGGTTCGGGCTGGGGCTGGCGATCAGCCGGCGGGCCATCGAAGGGCAAGGCGGCACTCTGACGGTGGCGCAATCGGCGTTGGGTGGGGCGCAGTTCAGGATTCGCTTGCCAGCCGGTTAG